The proteins below are encoded in one region of Microbispora sp. NBC_01189:
- a CDS encoding ATP-dependent DNA helicase produces the protein MPKDRPELPPVEELLTAAVTAVGGVERPGQVKMAQAVRDAVESEEHLAVQAGTGTGKSLAYLVPAIRHAAGSGEAVVVSTATIALQRQLVDRDLPRLADALEGLLPHRPEFAILKGRRNYLCRHKMAAGMPEDEDDQLFDPREVSATGRMVQRIQDWADDTETGDRDEIVPGVSDQAWRQFSVTARECLGAQRCPSGADCFAELARERAGEADVVVTNHALLAIDAMEDFAVLPEHDVVVVDEAHELADRVTSVVTGELSEATVSLAVRRAGRLIEQGVADRLQEAGEDLRALLAAAPPGRVDTLPQSLGMTLALVRDAAFACITALGPRNKDKDDPENAGLRKAAFTVLDDVHDTAQRMLDAFGPGAGGTGSGRDAPDTADSDSRASDSGASGTGSSGTGPSGTGSSGTGSSGTGASASGGPAGRAGGDAEAEEIHRAEVVWLEEGRGRVPPTLRVAPLSVGGMLRDKLFGDRTVVLTSATLALGGTFDSLARQWGLRPGEWTGLDVGSPFDHPRRGILYVATHLPQPGRDGLPEAYVDEIAELIEAAGGRTLGLFSSMRAAKAATEALRERLDVPLLCQGDDSTGQLVKQFAGDPATCLFGTLSLWQGVDVPGPSLTLVIIDRIPFPRPDDPLASARQRHVAASGGNGFMAVAATHAALLLAQGAGRLLRSMDDRGVVAVLDPRLATARYSGFLLNSLPPYWRTTDPGKVREALRRLTADL, from the coding sequence GTGCCAAAGGACCGTCCCGAGCTTCCGCCCGTCGAAGAACTCCTCACCGCCGCGGTGACCGCGGTGGGCGGCGTCGAGCGCCCGGGCCAGGTCAAGATGGCGCAGGCGGTGCGCGACGCCGTCGAGAGCGAGGAGCACCTGGCCGTGCAGGCCGGCACGGGCACCGGAAAGTCCCTGGCCTACCTGGTGCCCGCGATCAGGCACGCGGCCGGGAGCGGGGAGGCCGTGGTGGTGTCCACCGCCACCATCGCGCTGCAACGCCAGCTCGTCGACCGCGACCTGCCCCGGCTGGCCGACGCCCTGGAGGGCCTGCTGCCGCACCGCCCCGAGTTCGCGATCCTCAAGGGGCGCCGCAACTACCTGTGCCGCCACAAGATGGCGGCGGGCATGCCCGAGGACGAGGACGACCAGCTCTTCGACCCGCGCGAGGTCAGCGCGACCGGCCGGATGGTGCAGCGGATCCAGGACTGGGCCGACGACACCGAGACCGGTGACCGCGACGAGATCGTGCCGGGAGTCAGCGACCAGGCCTGGCGGCAGTTCTCGGTGACCGCCCGGGAGTGTCTGGGCGCCCAGCGCTGCCCCAGTGGCGCGGACTGCTTCGCGGAGCTCGCCCGGGAGCGGGCGGGCGAGGCCGACGTCGTGGTGACCAACCACGCGCTGCTGGCGATCGACGCCATGGAGGACTTCGCCGTCCTGCCCGAGCACGACGTGGTCGTCGTGGACGAGGCGCACGAGCTCGCCGACCGGGTCACCTCCGTGGTCACCGGCGAGCTGTCCGAGGCCACGGTGAGCCTGGCGGTGCGCCGGGCGGGACGGCTCATCGAGCAGGGGGTGGCCGACCGGCTACAGGAGGCGGGCGAGGACCTGCGTGCCCTGCTGGCCGCCGCGCCGCCCGGCCGCGTCGACACGCTGCCGCAGTCGCTCGGGATGACGCTCGCGCTGGTGCGGGACGCCGCGTTCGCCTGCATCACGGCGCTCGGGCCGCGCAACAAGGACAAGGACGACCCGGAGAACGCCGGGCTGCGCAAGGCCGCGTTCACCGTGCTCGACGACGTCCACGACACCGCGCAGCGGATGCTCGACGCGTTCGGCCCGGGGGCCGGCGGGACCGGCTCGGGCCGCGACGCGCCCGACACCGCGGATTCGGACTCCAGGGCCTCGGACTCAGGAGCCTCAGGCACGGGGTCCTCAGGCACGGGGCCCTCAGGCACGGGGTCCTCAGGCACCGGGTCCTCAGGCACGGGCGCCTCGGCGTCCGGGGGGCCGGCGGGCCGCGCGGGCGGCGACGCGGAGGCCGAGGAGATCCACCGGGCGGAGGTCGTCTGGCTGGAGGAGGGGCGCGGCCGCGTCCCGCCGACCCTGCGGGTCGCGCCGCTGTCGGTGGGCGGCATGCTGCGGGACAAGCTGTTCGGCGACCGGACCGTCGTCCTCACCAGCGCCACGCTCGCGCTCGGCGGCACGTTCGACAGTCTGGCCCGGCAGTGGGGCCTGCGGCCGGGCGAGTGGACCGGCCTGGACGTCGGCTCCCCGTTCGACCACCCGCGCCGCGGCATCCTCTACGTCGCCACGCATCTCCCCCAGCCCGGCCGCGACGGCCTGCCGGAGGCGTACGTCGACGAGATCGCCGAGCTGATCGAGGCGGCCGGCGGGCGCACGCTCGGCCTGTTCTCCTCCATGCGGGCCGCCAAGGCCGCGACAGAGGCGCTGCGCGAACGGCTGGACGTGCCCCTGCTCTGCCAGGGCGACGACTCGACCGGGCAACTGGTCAAGCAGTTCGCCGGCGACCCCGCCACCTGCCTGTTCGGCACGCTCTCCCTGTGGCAGGGCGTCGACGTCCCGGGGCCGTCGCTGACCCTGGTGATCATCGACAGGATCCCGTTCCCGCGCCCCGACGACCCGCTCGCCTCGGCGCGGCAGCGGCACGTCGCGGCTTCGGGAGGCAACGGCTTCATGGCGGTCGCGGCCACACACGCCGCGCTGCTGCTGGCCCAGGGGGCGGGCCGCCTGCTGCGTTCGATGGACGACCGCGGCGTCGTCGCGGTGCTCGATCCCCGGCTGGCCACGGCCCGTTACAGCGGGTTTCTGCTGAACTCGCTGCCGCCCTACTGGCGCACCACCGACCCCGGCAAGGTCCGCGAGGCCCTGCGCCGCCTGACGGCCGACCTCTGA
- a CDS encoding SGNH/GDSL hydrolase family protein, which yields MGYRSYVAVGDSFTEGLGDPLPDAPPPAPGEVVRYRGWADRVAERLASVEPELRYANLAVRGKLIDQIVADQVPLAVEMKPDLISFCAGGNDLIRPGSDPDRMAKKVAAAVRDLRATGADVVLFTGTDPRDTPIMRRVRGRFAIFYLHVRSIADLYGCHLVDMWSMQGLRDWRAWSGDRLHMNEEGHRLVAARVLHVLGLPGEDDWRKTWPSREAVGPRAKRQEDVQWLREHFGPWIGRRLRGTSSGDGLAPKRPDLSPLPPFTT from the coding sequence ATGGGGTACCGGTCGTACGTGGCGGTCGGAGACAGCTTCACCGAGGGACTGGGCGACCCCCTCCCGGACGCGCCGCCTCCGGCGCCGGGAGAGGTGGTCCGTTACCGGGGGTGGGCCGACCGGGTGGCCGAGCGGCTCGCGTCGGTGGAGCCGGAGCTGCGCTACGCCAACCTGGCCGTACGGGGCAAGCTGATCGACCAGATCGTCGCCGACCAGGTGCCCCTGGCCGTCGAGATGAAGCCCGACCTGATCAGCTTCTGCGCCGGCGGCAACGACCTCATCCGCCCCGGCAGCGATCCCGACCGGATGGCCAAGAAGGTCGCCGCGGCCGTGCGCGACCTGCGGGCCACCGGCGCGGATGTCGTGCTGTTCACCGGCACCGACCCCCGCGACACGCCCATCATGCGGCGCGTGCGCGGCAGGTTCGCGATCTTCTACCTGCACGTCCGTTCTATCGCCGACCTGTACGGCTGCCACCTGGTGGACATGTGGTCGATGCAGGGGCTGCGCGACTGGCGGGCCTGGAGCGGGGACCGGCTGCACATGAACGAGGAGGGCCACCGCCTGGTCGCGGCCAGGGTCCTGCACGTGCTCGGCCTGCCCGGCGAGGACGACTGGCGCAAGACCTGGCCGTCACGGGAGGCGGTGGGCCCCAGGGCCAAGCGGCAGGAGGACGTCCAGTGGCTCAGGGAGCACTTCGGCCCGTGGATCGGCCGGCGGCTCCGCGGCACCTCCTCGGGCGACGGCCTCGCCCCCAAGCGCCCCGATCTCAGCCCCCTGCCCCCGTTCACCACCTGA
- the aroQ gene encoding type II 3-dehydroquinate dehydratase, whose protein sequence is MRPVLVLNGPNLGRLGSREPDVYGAHTFEDLSALCRDIGRELGLSVEVRQTDDEAELVGWIHEAADGKTPVVLNPAAFTHYSYALRDAIAQRTAPLVEVHISNPNAREEFRHTSVVAAVATGTIAGFGMRSYELALRAIADMGE, encoded by the coding sequence ATGAGGCCGGTGCTCGTCCTGAACGGCCCCAACCTGGGGCGCCTCGGCAGCCGGGAGCCCGACGTCTACGGCGCGCACACCTTCGAGGACCTGTCGGCCCTGTGCCGCGACATCGGCCGCGAGCTGGGCCTGTCGGTCGAGGTCAGGCAGACCGACGACGAGGCCGAGCTGGTCGGCTGGATCCACGAGGCCGCCGACGGCAAGACCCCGGTGGTGCTCAACCCCGCCGCGTTCACGCACTACTCCTACGCCCTGCGCGACGCGATCGCGCAGCGTACGGCGCCGCTCGTGGAGGTGCACATCTCCAACCCGAACGCGCGGGAGGAGTTCCGCCACACCTCGGTCGTGGCGGCGGTGGCGACCGGGACGATCGCGGGGTTCGGCATGCGGTCGTACGAGCTGGCGCTGCGCGCGATCGCCGACATGGGCGAGTGA
- the aroB gene encoding 3-dehydroquinate synthase: protein MTATRITVRGDNPYDVVVGTGVLPELPGLLDPKVRTVAVIHPAGLPEIARPVRETLEAAGLEVVALPVPDGEEAKTVHVAAELWSAFGRYGITRSDAVVGVGGGATTDLAGFAAATWLRGVQVVQVPTTLLAMVDAAVGGKTGINTPEGKNLVGSFHPPKGVLCDLATLASVPRDDYVAGLAEIIKGGFIADPTILLLVEDDPAAARTPEGEHTRELVERKIRVKADVVGADLRESGLREILNYGHTLGHAIERVEDYHIRHGEAVAIGLVYAAELSRLDGRVGREVVDRTRSILESVGLPTTYRAGAWPRLREHMRVDKKARGAVLRFVVLDDVARPARLENPSEELLEAAYQEVAR, encoded by the coding sequence GTGACCGCGACCCGGATCACCGTGCGGGGTGACAACCCCTACGACGTCGTGGTCGGCACCGGCGTGCTGCCGGAGCTGCCGGGCCTGCTCGACCCGAAGGTCCGCACGGTCGCCGTGATCCATCCCGCCGGGCTGCCGGAGATCGCCAGGCCCGTACGCGAGACCCTGGAGGCCGCGGGGCTGGAGGTCGTCGCGTTGCCCGTGCCGGACGGCGAGGAGGCCAAGACCGTGCACGTCGCGGCCGAGCTGTGGTCGGCCTTCGGCCGGTACGGCATCACCCGGTCCGACGCGGTCGTCGGAGTCGGCGGGGGAGCGACCACCGACCTGGCCGGGTTCGCGGCGGCGACGTGGCTGCGCGGGGTGCAGGTCGTCCAGGTGCCGACCACGCTGCTGGCGATGGTCGACGCGGCCGTCGGCGGCAAGACCGGCATCAACACCCCCGAGGGCAAGAACCTGGTCGGGTCCTTCCACCCGCCCAAGGGCGTGCTGTGTGACCTGGCCACCCTCGCGAGCGTGCCGCGCGACGACTACGTCGCGGGACTCGCGGAGATCATCAAGGGCGGGTTCATCGCCGATCCGACGATCCTGCTGCTCGTCGAGGACGATCCCGCCGCCGCCCGCACCCCCGAGGGCGAGCACACCCGCGAGCTGGTCGAGCGCAAGATCCGGGTGAAGGCCGACGTCGTGGGCGCCGACCTGCGCGAGAGCGGCCTGCGGGAGATCCTCAACTACGGTCACACCCTCGGCCACGCCATCGAGCGGGTCGAGGACTATCACATCAGGCACGGCGAGGCGGTGGCCATCGGGCTCGTCTACGCCGCCGAGCTGTCCCGGCTCGACGGCCGGGTCGGCCGCGAGGTGGTGGACCGGACGCGCTCCATCCTGGAGTCGGTCGGGCTCCCCACCACCTACCGGGCCGGGGCCTGGCCCCGCCTGCGCGAGCACATGCGGGTGGACAAGAAGGCCAGGGGAGCCGTGCTGCGGTTCGTCGTGCTCGACGACGTCGCGCGGCCGGCCCGCCTGGAGAACCCCTCCGAGGAGCTCCTGGAGGCGGCGTACCAGGAGGTGGCCCGATGA
- a CDS encoding shikimate kinase has product MQSASNGPAAVLIGPPGSGKSTAGRLLADRLGLPFRDTDADVEAAAGKSVSDVFVEDGEERFRELEAEAVRSALADHPGVLALGGGAILHEATQELLAGHRVVYLQVGLDQAVRRVGLASARPLLVLNPRSRLRALMEERRPIYERLAAVVVKTDDREPEDVVAEIEAAL; this is encoded by the coding sequence ATGCAATCGGCGTCCAACGGCCCGGCCGCGGTCCTCATCGGCCCGCCCGGCTCGGGCAAGTCAACGGCCGGTCGGCTCCTCGCGGACCGTCTCGGCCTGCCGTTCCGCGACACCGACGCCGACGTCGAGGCCGCCGCGGGCAAGAGCGTCAGCGACGTGTTCGTGGAGGACGGCGAGGAGCGGTTCCGCGAGCTGGAGGCGGAGGCGGTGCGGTCCGCGCTGGCCGATCACCCCGGGGTGCTCGCGCTCGGGGGCGGCGCGATCCTGCACGAGGCCACCCAGGAGCTGCTGGCCGGTCACCGGGTCGTCTACCTCCAGGTCGGGCTCGACCAGGCGGTCAGGCGGGTCGGGCTCGCCTCGGCCCGGCCGCTGCTCGTGCTGAACCCCCGCAGCCGCCTGCGGGCGCTGATGGAGGAGCGCCGCCCGATCTACGAGCGGCTCGCCGCGGTCGTCGTGAAGACCGACGACCGCGAGCCGGAGGACGTCGTGGCCGAGATCGAGGCGGCGCTGTGA
- the aroC gene encoding chorismate synthase, translated as MLRWLTAGESHGPELLAILEGLPAGVSVTTADLDEALRRRRLGYGRGARMKFEQDVVTISGGVRHGRTLGSPVAIRVGNTEWPKWETVMAADPVDPAVLEGQARNAPRSRPRPGHADLAGMQKYGFDDARPVLDRASARETAARVALGQVARSFLKQALGVDIVSHVVAIGEAVAPRDVIPGPADLEAVDADPVRCLDPGGSAAMIAEIDKAHKDGDTLGGVVEVVAYGLPPGLGSYTHWDRRLDARLAAALMGIQAIKGVAVGDGFETARRPGSRAHDEIENTAEGVHRITNRAGGVEGGMTNGEPLRVSAAMKPISTVPRALATIDVLTGEAAKAHHERSDVCAVPAAGIVAEAMVALVLADAAVEKFGGDSVEEVARNLAGYLSSLVIK; from the coding sequence ATGCTGCGCTGGTTGACCGCCGGGGAGTCACACGGCCCCGAGCTTCTCGCGATCCTGGAAGGCCTCCCCGCCGGGGTGTCGGTGACCACCGCCGACCTCGACGAGGCGCTGCGCCGCCGCCGTCTCGGATACGGCCGCGGGGCACGGATGAAGTTCGAGCAGGACGTGGTGACGATCTCCGGAGGCGTACGGCACGGCCGCACCCTGGGATCGCCCGTCGCCATCCGCGTCGGCAACACCGAATGGCCGAAGTGGGAGACCGTGATGGCCGCGGACCCGGTGGACCCGGCCGTCCTGGAGGGCCAGGCGCGCAACGCGCCGCGGTCCCGTCCCCGTCCCGGTCACGCCGACCTCGCGGGCATGCAGAAGTACGGCTTCGACGACGCGCGGCCGGTGCTCGACCGGGCCAGTGCGCGTGAGACGGCCGCCCGGGTGGCGCTGGGTCAGGTCGCGCGCTCCTTCCTCAAGCAGGCACTCGGCGTCGACATCGTCAGCCACGTGGTCGCGATCGGCGAGGCCGTCGCGCCCCGCGACGTGATCCCCGGCCCGGCCGACCTGGAGGCGGTGGACGCCGACCCGGTGCGCTGCCTCGACCCGGGCGGGAGCGCCGCGATGATCGCCGAGATCGACAAGGCGCACAAGGACGGCGACACACTCGGCGGGGTCGTCGAGGTCGTCGCCTACGGCCTGCCGCCGGGCCTCGGCAGCTACACGCACTGGGACCGGCGCCTCGACGCCCGTCTCGCCGCCGCGCTGATGGGCATCCAGGCGATCAAGGGTGTCGCGGTCGGCGACGGTTTCGAGACCGCCCGCCGCCCCGGGTCGCGGGCCCACGACGAGATCGAGAACACGGCCGAGGGCGTCCACCGGATCACCAACCGGGCCGGCGGCGTCGAGGGCGGCATGACCAACGGCGAGCCGCTGCGGGTCAGCGCGGCGATGAAGCCGATCTCCACGGTGCCCCGGGCGCTCGCCACGATCGACGTGCTGACCGGCGAGGCGGCCAAGGCCCACCACGAGCGCTCGGACGTGTGCGCCGTCCCCGCCGCCGGGATCGTGGCCGAGGCCATGGTCGCGCTGGTGCTCGCGGACGCGGCGGTCGAGAAGTTCGGCGGCGACTCCGTCGAAGAGGTGGCGCGCAACCTGGCGGGCTACCTGTCGTCCCTGGTGATCAAGTAA
- a CDS encoding A24 family peptidase — translation MSLPVIVAATVLGLIAGAYARALAAGFDARPEAHSEAQPEVRQSEARPEAQSEAQSEAQSEAQSEAQPEARPEARPEARGGVEPGGRRAEVVRAFAAAVRAVPLPRPPYLLEGATALAAALAAWGIHDGWVLAAWAYAVPVGAALTEIDRRTWLLPDAITLPSYPILLVLLAPSGRLVPALVSGCALGAVYAVLWLIRPTGLGLGDVKLAGLIGLLTGALGAQSVVVAGMAGQVLGALYAVGLLLARRATRTTEFPFGPFMIAGALVALCLTNWA, via the coding sequence GTGTCCCTCCCCGTCATCGTCGCCGCCACCGTCCTCGGCCTGATCGCGGGCGCGTACGCCCGGGCGCTCGCCGCAGGGTTCGACGCGCGGCCCGAGGCGCACTCCGAAGCCCAGCCCGAGGTGCGGCAGTCCGAAGCCCGGCCCGAAGCTCAGTCCGAAGCTCAGTCCGAAGCTCAGTCCGAAGCTCAGTCCGAAGCCCAGCCCGAAGCCCGGCCCGAAGCCCGGCCCGAGGCGCGGGGCGGGGTGGAGCCGGGCGGCCGCCGGGCCGAGGTGGTCCGCGCGTTCGCGGCGGCGGTGCGCGCGGTGCCCCTGCCCCGCCCGCCGTACCTGCTCGAAGGCGCGACCGCGCTCGCGGCCGCCCTGGCCGCCTGGGGGATCCACGATGGCTGGGTCCTGGCGGCGTGGGCGTACGCCGTGCCGGTAGGGGCAGCGCTCACGGAGATCGACCGGAGGACCTGGCTGCTGCCCGACGCGATCACGCTGCCGTCGTACCCGATCCTGCTGGTCCTGCTCGCGCCGTCGGGCCGTCTGGTGCCGGCCCTGGTGTCGGGGTGCGCGCTCGGGGCCGTCTACGCCGTGCTGTGGCTCATCCGCCCGACCGGTCTGGGGCTCGGCGACGTCAAGCTGGCCGGGCTGATCGGCCTGCTGACCGGCGCGCTCGGCGCGCAGTCCGTGGTCGTCGCCGGGATGGCCGGGCAGGTGCTCGGCGCGCTGTACGCCGTGGGACTGCTCCTGGCGCGCAGGGCCACCCGGACGACCGAGTTCCCGTTCGGCCCGTTCATGATCGCGGGCGCGCTGGTCGCGCTGTGTCTCACCAACTGGGCCTGA
- a CDS encoding SseB family protein yields MPSIPQPLRPDDEGGADAAAAAALSAFEAGTATAADVLAALAGSRLLVPVVALLTESEVGEHGLRQEKESEMALPKLVGKDGREAVLAFTGAEPMRRWRADARPVQATAPQVCQAARHEDAAAVVVDVAGPVPFVIEGGMLQALATVEEARRDAGAVDRLTREVPDATVARFGAAEDAPRRRWWSRRRA; encoded by the coding sequence GTGCCATCGATTCCGCAGCCCCTGCGCCCCGACGACGAGGGCGGCGCCGACGCGGCCGCAGCGGCAGCGCTGTCGGCGTTCGAGGCCGGTACGGCGACCGCCGCCGACGTCCTGGCGGCGCTCGCTGGGAGCCGACTGCTGGTGCCCGTGGTCGCGCTGCTCACCGAGTCGGAGGTCGGCGAGCACGGCCTGCGCCAGGAGAAGGAGAGCGAGATGGCTCTCCCCAAACTGGTGGGCAAGGACGGCCGCGAGGCGGTGCTCGCCTTCACCGGCGCCGAGCCGATGCGCCGGTGGCGGGCGGACGCCCGGCCGGTGCAGGCGACCGCTCCCCAGGTGTGCCAGGCTGCGCGGCACGAGGACGCCGCCGCCGTGGTCGTGGACGTGGCCGGGCCGGTCCCGTTCGTGATCGAGGGCGGCATGCTGCAGGCCCTCGCGACGGTGGAGGAGGCGAGGCGCGACGCCGGTGCCGTCGACCGCCTCACCCGGGAGGTGCCGGACGCGACGGTGGCCCGGTTCGGCGCCGCGGAGGACGCACCCCGCCGCCGCTGGTGGAGCCGCCGCCGCGCGTGA
- a CDS encoding ring-opening amidohydrolase produces MPDPIEVRKIPIESVTDASGLAKLIDDGVIEADRVLAVVGKTEGNGGVNDYTRILADRAFREVLAAKGTRTPEEIAQVPLVWSGGTDGVLSPHATVFATVDPATAVRTDEPRVSVGVAMSEVILPEDIGRPAMVEKVAAGVREAMKLAGIDDPADVHYVQTKTPLLTLSTITDAKERGRTVVTEDTLKSMDISNSTTALGIAVALGEIGMPSAEQIHKDLSLYSSVASCSSGVELDRAQIVVVGNVRGIGGRYRAGHSVMRDALDSDGIWEAVANAGIDLPERPRTDDLGGRLVNLFIKCEADPSGRVRGRRNIMLDDSDVHWHRQIKATVGGVAASVTGDPAVFVSVAAVHQGPSGGGPVIAIADLG; encoded by the coding sequence GTGCCGGATCCGATCGAGGTACGGAAGATTCCCATCGAGAGCGTCACCGACGCCTCCGGGCTCGCGAAGCTGATCGACGACGGGGTGATCGAGGCCGACCGGGTGCTGGCGGTCGTCGGTAAGACCGAGGGCAACGGCGGGGTCAACGACTACACGCGGATCCTCGCCGACCGGGCCTTCCGCGAGGTGCTGGCCGCGAAGGGCACCCGTACGCCGGAGGAGATCGCGCAGGTGCCGCTGGTGTGGTCCGGCGGGACCGACGGCGTGCTCAGCCCGCATGCGACCGTCTTCGCGACGGTCGACCCGGCGACGGCCGTACGCACCGACGAGCCGAGGGTGAGCGTCGGCGTGGCGATGAGCGAGGTGATCCTCCCCGAGGACATCGGCCGGCCCGCGATGGTCGAGAAGGTCGCCGCCGGGGTCCGGGAGGCCATGAAGCTCGCCGGGATCGACGACCCGGCCGACGTCCACTACGTGCAGACCAAGACCCCGCTGCTCACGCTGTCGACGATCACCGACGCGAAGGAGCGCGGGCGGACGGTCGTCACCGAGGACACGCTCAAGTCGATGGACATCTCCAACTCGACCACCGCGCTCGGCATCGCGGTCGCGCTCGGGGAGATCGGGATGCCGTCGGCCGAGCAGATCCACAAGGACCTGTCGCTCTACTCGTCGGTGGCCTCGTGCTCCAGCGGCGTGGAGCTCGACCGGGCCCAGATCGTCGTGGTGGGCAACGTCCGCGGGATCGGCGGGCGCTACCGCGCCGGTCACTCGGTGATGCGGGACGCCCTGGACAGCGACGGCATCTGGGAGGCCGTCGCCAACGCCGGGATCGACCTGCCCGAGCGCCCCCGTACGGACGACCTCGGCGGCCGGCTGGTCAACCTGTTCATCAAGTGCGAGGCCGACCCGTCGGGCCGCGTGCGCGGGCGGCGCAACATCATGCTCGACGACTCCGACGTGCACTGGCACCGCCAGATCAAGGCGACGGTCGGCGGGGTGGCGGCGAGCGTGACCGGAGACCCGGCCGTGTTCGTCTCCGTGGCGGCCGTCCACCAGGGGCCGTCCGGCGGAGGCCCGGTCATCGCCATCGCCGACCTGGGCTGA